One window of Pseudalkalibacillus berkeleyi genomic DNA carries:
- a CDS encoding UvrB/UvrC motif-containing protein, which yields MYCQECQQRPATLHFTKIINGEKNEIHICEQCAKEKGDFIPGSNSFSIHNLLSGLLNFEQHPLSESTSKARSQQVMQCSKCGMTYSEFAKIGRFGCSNCYKTFASKLDPVLKRIHGGNTDHSGKIPKRIGNDLLERKKINQLRQHLQQLIHQEEFEEAAQVRDQIKSMEKRLGGSD from the coding sequence TTGTATTGTCAAGAATGTCAACAACGACCAGCCACTTTGCACTTCACGAAGATCATCAATGGAGAAAAAAACGAAATTCATATTTGTGAACAGTGTGCAAAGGAAAAGGGAGATTTCATTCCAGGGTCTAATTCATTTTCGATCCACAACTTGCTGTCAGGTTTACTAAACTTTGAGCAACACCCATTAAGTGAATCTACCTCCAAAGCCCGTAGCCAACAAGTGATGCAATGTTCTAAGTGTGGCATGACCTACTCAGAGTTTGCTAAAATCGGTCGATTCGGATGCTCGAACTGTTATAAGACATTTGCATCCAAATTGGATCCAGTTTTGAAACGGATTCACGGGGGGAACACAGACCATTCTGGTAAAATTCCAAAAAGAATCGGTAATGATTTGTTAGAACGAAAGAAAATCAACCAGCTTAGACAGCATTTACAACAACTCATCCATCAAGAAGAATTTGAAGAAGCAGCTCAAGTTCGAGATCAAATTAAATCAATGGAAAAGCGGCTTGGGGGGAGTGATTGA
- a CDS encoding protein arginine kinase produces MSLKRFMSEAISPWMKNEGPDSDIVLSSRIRLARNLENHVFPLVADEQQSEEVNEQIRKHYENQAYGSVGNLSYINVDQLKVIERRVLVEKHLISPNLAEEPKHSAVLMSEDESISIMINEEDHIRIQCLFPGFQLSEALTLASGIDDWFEEKVNYAFDEKHGYLTSCPTNVGTGMRASVMMHLPALVMTQKIHRIVPAINQLGLVVRGIYGEGSEAQGNVFQISNQMTLGKSEIDIVEDLRGVVLQLIEEERSARNTLLETSKIQLEDRVYRSLGTLANSRIIQSKEATKCLSDVRLGIDLEMIEGISRKILNELMILTQPGFLQQYAGETLSPDDRDIRRATLIRERLKLEKNNE; encoded by the coding sequence ATGTCTCTCAAAAGATTCATGAGTGAAGCGATCAGTCCTTGGATGAAAAACGAAGGTCCAGATTCCGATATCGTTCTAAGCAGTCGAATTCGGTTAGCACGGAATCTTGAGAATCATGTTTTCCCATTGGTCGCTGATGAACAGCAATCTGAAGAGGTTAACGAACAAATCCGAAAACATTATGAGAATCAGGCATATGGTAGTGTAGGTAACCTTTCTTACATCAATGTCGATCAATTAAAAGTCATTGAACGTCGTGTGTTAGTCGAAAAGCACTTGATCAGCCCGAATCTTGCCGAAGAACCGAAACACTCAGCTGTTTTAATGAGTGAGGATGAATCGATTAGCATCATGATTAATGAAGAAGATCACATACGAATTCAATGTCTATTTCCAGGATTTCAGTTGTCAGAGGCTTTGACTTTAGCAAGTGGCATTGATGATTGGTTTGAAGAGAAGGTTAATTATGCTTTTGATGAAAAGCATGGGTACTTAACAAGCTGTCCTACAAATGTAGGTACAGGAATGAGAGCATCAGTGATGATGCATCTACCAGCATTAGTGATGACTCAAAAAATTCACCGAATTGTCCCAGCGATTAATCAATTAGGCCTCGTTGTAAGAGGGATATACGGAGAAGGCAGTGAGGCACAAGGAAATGTCTTTCAAATCTCGAATCAAATGACCCTTGGAAAATCAGAAATAGATATAGTTGAGGATTTAAGGGGAGTTGTTTTACAGCTTATAGAAGAAGAGCGATCTGCTCGAAATACATTATTGGAAACGTCAAAGATACAACTAGAGGATCGGGTATACCGTTCATTAGGTACCCTAGCCAACAGTAGAATCATACAATCTAAAGAGGCGACGAAATGTTTATCTGATGTAAGACTTGGAATAGATTTAGAAATGATAGAAGGGATTTCAAGAAAAATATTGAATGAACTAATGATACTGACTCAACCAGGTTTCTTACAACAGTATGCTGGCGAAACATTATCTCCAGATGATCGGGATATCCGCCGTGCTACATTGATTCGTGAACGTTTGAAGTTAGAAAAGAACAACGAATAG
- the radA gene encoding DNA repair protein RadA — MAKKKTAFLCQDCGYDSPKWMGKCPGCNKWNTMVEEIIQPEKGQRRSFQTGATSQKPEPITKIKSEKEPRIDTKINELNRVLGGGVVPGSLVLVGGDPGIGKSTLLLQASSTLAESDQTVLYISGEESIKQTKLRAQRLGINHDRLYVHAETDMDLIEKAIQDVKPTLLIIDSIQTVFRSEVTSAPGSVSQVRECTSQFMRISKSNGIATFIVGHVTKEGSIAGPRLLEHMVDAVLYFEGERHHTYRILRAVKNRFGSTNEIGVFEMKEKGLDEVENPSEVFLEERSNGAAGSSIVASMEGTRPVLVEIQALVSPTSFGNPRRMGNGIDHNRVSLLMAVLEKRVGLLMQNQDAYVNVAGGVRLDEPAIDLGIAISIASSFRDQPTNPTDVYIGEIGLTGEVRRVSRVEQRVNEVAKLGFKRVILPEKNIGGWTVPKGIELVGVSSVQEALRQTTGG; from the coding sequence ATGGCTAAGAAAAAAACGGCATTCCTATGTCAAGACTGCGGATATGATTCTCCTAAGTGGATGGGGAAATGTCCAGGTTGTAATAAATGGAATACGATGGTAGAGGAAATTATTCAGCCAGAAAAAGGGCAGAGACGCTCTTTTCAGACAGGAGCAACAAGCCAAAAGCCAGAACCAATTACAAAGATTAAGAGTGAAAAAGAGCCGAGGATTGACACGAAAATTAATGAGCTAAACCGAGTGCTCGGTGGAGGCGTCGTGCCAGGGTCTCTTGTTCTCGTTGGTGGAGACCCCGGTATCGGAAAATCTACGCTATTACTTCAAGCATCCTCTACATTAGCTGAATCAGATCAAACCGTTCTCTATATTTCAGGAGAAGAATCAATCAAGCAAACGAAACTGAGGGCTCAACGTCTTGGAATTAATCATGATCGTTTGTATGTACATGCAGAAACGGATATGGATTTAATTGAAAAAGCGATACAAGACGTTAAACCGACACTTCTCATCATAGATTCCATTCAAACTGTCTTCCGATCCGAAGTCACTTCCGCCCCTGGTAGTGTCTCTCAGGTAAGAGAATGTACGTCGCAATTTATGAGAATTTCGAAATCAAATGGAATAGCTACCTTCATCGTAGGACACGTAACTAAGGAAGGATCGATTGCAGGTCCAAGGTTACTAGAACATATGGTTGATGCAGTTCTTTACTTCGAAGGTGAACGTCATCACACGTATCGGATTTTAAGAGCGGTGAAAAACCGATTTGGTTCAACGAATGAAATAGGTGTATTTGAAATGAAAGAAAAAGGCCTCGATGAAGTGGAAAACCCATCTGAAGTCTTTTTGGAAGAACGCTCAAATGGCGCAGCGGGATCCTCAATCGTAGCCTCCATGGAAGGGACTAGACCGGTCCTAGTTGAAATTCAAGCATTGGTTTCTCCAACGAGCTTTGGTAATCCACGCCGAATGGGGAATGGGATTGACCATAATCGGGTATCACTGTTAATGGCGGTTCTTGAGAAGAGAGTAGGTCTCTTGATGCAAAATCAAGATGCTTATGTCAATGTCGCAGGAGGGGTCAGGTTAGATGAACCTGCTATAGACTTAGGGATTGCTATTAGTATCGCTTCAAGCTTTAGAGATCAACCTACAAATCCTACGGATGTGTATATAGGAGAAATAGGACTTACTGGCGAAGTAAGAAGAGTATCCAGAGTTGAGCAACGAGTAAATGAAGTTGCAAAGCTTGGCTTTAAACGGGTCATCCTACCAGAGAAGAACATCGGTGGTTGGACCGTACCGAAAGGCATTGAACTTGTCGGTGTTTCGTCTGTACAAGAAGCACTACGTCAAACGACAGGAGGGTAA
- a CDS encoding CtsR family transcriptional regulator has translation MKNISDIIEEHLKEIIKGSNKKAIEIKRSEIAEQFQCVPSQINYVINTRFTIEKGFIVESKRGGGGYIRIIKIETDSASILLDQILKLIKNRISQSAAENIIYRLMEEEIINIREARLMKSVIDRSTINIVLPYRDELRANLLKSMIYSLKYKD, from the coding sequence ATGAAAAATATATCTGACATCATTGAAGAACACCTTAAAGAAATTATAAAAGGTAGCAACAAGAAAGCGATAGAAATTAAAAGGAGTGAAATTGCCGAGCAGTTTCAATGTGTCCCCTCGCAAATAAATTACGTAATTAATACTCGGTTTACGATTGAGAAAGGCTTTATTGTGGAAAGTAAAAGAGGGGGAGGAGGTTATATTCGGATCATTAAAATTGAAACGGATAGCGCTTCGATCTTACTAGATCAAATCCTCAAGCTTATCAAAAATAGAATCAGTCAATCTGCAGCCGAAAATATTATTTATAGGCTAATGGAAGAAGAAATCATAAACATACGAGAAGCTAGATTAATGAAAAGTGTCATTGATCGTTCTACGATTAACATTGTATTGCCATATAGAGATGAACTAAGAGCAAATCTATTAAAGTCAATGATCTACAGCTTAAAGTATAAAGACTAA
- the clpC gene encoding ATP-dependent protease ATP-binding subunit ClpC: MMFGRFTERAQKVLALAQEEAIRLGHNNVGTEHILLGLVREGEGIAAKALSVLGLSPEKIQKEVETLIGKGQESVQTIHYTPRAKKVIELSMDEARKLGHSYVGTEHILLGLIREGEGVAARVLNNLGVSLNKARQQVLQLLGSNESSSSAGGSSVNANTPTLDSLARDLTAVARDGSLDPVIGRSKEIERVIEVLSRRTKNNPVLIGEPGVGKTAIAEGLAQQIINNEVPETLRDKRVMTLDMGTVVAGTKYRGEFEDRLKKVMDEIRQAGNIILFIDELHTLIGAGGAEGAIDASNILKPALARGELQCIGATTLDEYRKYIEKDAALERRFQPIRVEEPNNEESTQILKGLRDRYEAHHRVTITDDSIDAAVKLSDRYIPDRFLPDKAIDLIDEAASKVRLRSYTAPPNLKELEQRLDSVRKEKDAAVQSQEFEKAASLRDSEQKLREELETTKNSWKEKQGQENTEVTPEDIALVVANWTGIPVSKLKQEETERLLNMESILHDRVIGQDEAVKAISKAIRRARAGLKDPKRPIGSFIFLGPTGVGKTELARALAEALFGEEDSIIRIDMSEYMEKHTTSRLVGSPPGYVGHEEGGQLTEKVRRNPYSVILLDEIEKAHPEVFNILLQVLEDGRLTDSKGRSVDFRNTVVIMTSNVGASTLKRNKSMGFTAASENQEYDNMKSKVMDELKKAFRPEFLNRIDETIVFHTLEKEHLKHIITLMSNQLQKRLSEQGVDIELTDAALNKIAEEGYDPDYGARPLRRALQRQIEDRLSEELLRGNISKGQTVKIDVDNNDFTVETVGAGA; encoded by the coding sequence ATGATGTTTGGACGATTTACAGAACGAGCTCAAAAGGTTCTCGCACTTGCGCAAGAAGAAGCGATTCGATTAGGTCATAATAATGTAGGTACAGAGCATATCTTACTCGGTCTAGTTCGTGAAGGCGAAGGGATTGCTGCAAAGGCACTTTCTGTTCTTGGTTTGAGTCCTGAAAAGATCCAAAAGGAAGTTGAAACCCTCATAGGTAAAGGGCAGGAATCAGTACAAACGATTCACTACACGCCTCGAGCGAAAAAAGTCATTGAATTATCAATGGACGAAGCTCGTAAATTGGGACATTCGTATGTAGGTACAGAACATATTTTACTAGGATTGATTCGAGAAGGTGAAGGAGTTGCAGCACGCGTCCTAAACAACCTCGGTGTCAGCTTAAATAAAGCACGTCAACAAGTTTTACAGCTACTCGGTAGTAACGAATCTTCTTCATCAGCTGGAGGTTCTTCCGTCAATGCAAACACACCAACGTTAGATAGCTTAGCTCGCGATCTAACAGCTGTTGCTCGCGATGGTAGTCTAGACCCTGTAATCGGTAGAAGTAAAGAGATTGAGCGGGTAATTGAAGTATTGAGTAGACGAACGAAGAACAATCCTGTTCTCATTGGAGAACCTGGTGTTGGTAAGACTGCGATTGCCGAAGGATTAGCCCAACAGATTATAAACAATGAAGTACCTGAGACATTACGAGATAAGCGAGTTATGACACTCGATATGGGAACTGTGGTAGCTGGAACGAAATACCGTGGTGAGTTTGAAGACCGTCTGAAGAAAGTAATGGATGAAATTCGACAAGCGGGTAATATCATCTTGTTCATTGATGAGTTACACACCTTAATCGGAGCAGGTGGTGCTGAAGGTGCGATCGATGCTTCGAACATTCTGAAGCCAGCCCTAGCACGAGGTGAACTTCAATGTATTGGTGCAACAACATTAGACGAATACCGAAAATATATTGAGAAAGATGCAGCTTTAGAACGCCGTTTCCAACCAATCCGTGTGGAAGAACCGAATAATGAAGAATCTACTCAAATCTTAAAGGGATTACGCGACAGATATGAAGCACATCATCGTGTGACAATTACTGACGACTCGATTGACGCAGCCGTTAAATTGTCGGATCGATACATTCCAGATCGATTCCTCCCAGATAAAGCGATTGATTTAATTGATGAGGCAGCTTCCAAAGTTCGCCTTAGATCTTACACAGCTCCACCGAACCTTAAGGAGTTAGAACAACGTCTCGACAGTGTACGAAAAGAGAAGGATGCAGCTGTACAAAGCCAAGAGTTTGAAAAAGCTGCGTCACTAAGAGACTCTGAACAGAAATTAAGAGAAGAGCTTGAGACGACGAAGAATAGCTGGAAAGAGAAGCAAGGTCAAGAAAACACGGAAGTTACTCCTGAAGATATTGCCCTTGTAGTAGCGAACTGGACGGGAATTCCAGTATCGAAATTGAAGCAAGAAGAAACAGAAAGACTCTTAAACATGGAATCCATCCTTCATGATCGTGTCATCGGTCAGGATGAAGCAGTTAAAGCTATTTCAAAAGCTATTCGCAGAGCTCGTGCTGGTTTAAAGGATCCGAAACGACCAATTGGTTCTTTCATCTTCCTAGGCCCAACAGGTGTAGGTAAAACAGAATTAGCTAGAGCACTTGCAGAAGCGTTGTTTGGAGAAGAAGACTCGATTATTCGAATTGATATGTCAGAATATATGGAGAAACATACGACAAGTCGTCTAGTTGGTTCTCCTCCTGGATATGTAGGGCATGAAGAAGGTGGCCAGCTGACTGAAAAGGTCCGTCGAAATCCTTACTCGGTCATCCTTTTGGATGAAATTGAAAAGGCCCACCCTGAAGTGTTCAACATTTTACTTCAAGTACTAGAAGATGGACGCTTGACTGACTCTAAAGGACGTTCTGTTGACTTCCGAAACACAGTTGTCATTATGACTTCCAACGTAGGTGCAAGCACATTGAAACGAAACAAGAGCATGGGCTTCACAGCGGCTTCCGAGAACCAAGAGTATGATAACATGAAATCCAAAGTGATGGATGAATTGAAGAAAGCATTTAGACCAGAGTTCTTAAACCGTATTGACGAAACGATTGTGTTCCATACACTAGAGAAAGAACACTTGAAGCATATTATCACTCTGATGTCGAACCAGCTCCAGAAGCGGTTGTCTGAACAAGGGGTAGATATAGAGTTGACTGATGCGGCTCTTAATAAAATTGCTGAGGAAGGCTACGATCCAGACTATGGTGCTAGACCTTTACGTCGTGCATTACAACGTCAAATTGAGGATCGACTCTCTGAGGAGTTGTTAAGAGGTAACATCTCTAAAGGACAAACGGTAAAGATCGATGTGGATAACAACGACTTTACAGTAGAGACGGTTGGTGCAGGAGCATAA